GCGGATTGGGTTCGACCCCTACGGCGAAGGCGTTGAGTGATCCTCTCAACCTTGATGTCGTGGTCCCTCGCGTGAACGCGGTAATCGGGGAGACGGAAGCCTTGGTTGCCAAAAATGTCACTTCAGTGGAAGAACTGAAGGGGAAGAAAATTGCGGTTCCCTTCTCTTCGACTTCCCACTACAGCCTGCTTAAAGTCCTTGAGTCCGCCGGTTTGGACCCGAAGAAAGATGTAACAATCACCAACATCTCCCCAGACAAACTACCGGCTGCCTGGGCATCCGATGAGATTGAGGCGGCCTATGTGTGGGATCCCACCCTGCAGGTCCTCAAGGATAGTGGACGGGTCTTGGTTACCTCGGAGGAAGTTGCGAAACTCGGCGCACCAACCTTCAACGTGTCATTGGCCGATCGTACTTGGGCACAGAAGAATTCTTCGATTCTCAATACGTGGCTCGAATTGCAAGATTGGGTGACTGAGAAGGGGGCCGTAGGCGATGAAGACTACATTCAGGCAAATGCCGCGCAGTCTGGCATGAAGCTCGAGGATGCAACGCGACAGATCAAGGGGCAGAAGTATGTCACCAAGGAGGAACAAGCCGACGAATTATTGACGGTTGGGAAGGCTCTGTACAGCACAGCTGGGTTCCTCGTGGATCAAGGT
This is a stretch of genomic DNA from Corynebacterium vitaeruminis DSM 20294. It encodes these proteins:
- a CDS encoding taurine ABC transporter substrate-binding protein, yielding MSITRKYKKLIGTLGILTLSTSLTACVGKAATQTQAGNAVCPVTVNESEGSVRIAYLGWPGPDLYTYDQGLLGACLPNVKAEWTRYPTGQDIIQGFAAKSVDLGGLGSTPTAKALSDPLNLDVVVPRVNAVIGETEALVAKNVTSVEELKGKKIAVPFSSTSHYSLLKVLESAGLDPKKDVTITNISPDKLPAAWASDEIEAAYVWDPTLQVLKDSGRVLVTSEEVAKLGAPTFNVSLADRTWAQKNSSILNTWLELQDWVTEKGAVGDEDYIQANAAQSGMKLEDATRQIKGQKYVTKEEQADELLTVGKALYSTAGFLVDQGEIPAVHEETHYIGAVTEYGYYAQGEKQ